From a region of the Synechococcus sp. UW69 genome:
- a CDS encoding chlorophyll a/b-binding protein, producing MSRPAFHYEKYERFGESLTTARPWNRSALTDVERLNGRVAMLGFVAAVVLEKLTGLGISGQLGAALHWYLQLG from the coding sequence ATGAGTCGGCCTGCTTTTCATTATGAAAAATATGAGCGCTTCGGCGAGTCGCTGACTACAGCACGTCCCTGGAACCGTTCCGCTCTGACCGATGTGGAACGCCTTAACGGCCGTGTGGCCATGCTTGGTTTCGTCGCTGCGGTGGTGCTTGAAAAGCTGACCGGATTGGGAATCTCAGGTCAGCTCGGTGCTGCTTTGCATTGGTACCTGCAGTTGGGTTGA
- a CDS encoding triacylglycerol lipase, producing MSGTSRLSQPVVIFGGFLITDEAYRPLADWIHQATGVPVRIVPASRWDWLATSWGFGWCRLLDRVDACVCELQSQSPTERVTLIGHSSGGVMLRPYLVDQTFLGRCFNGATRCNRLITLGSPHQAMRATPLRAQVDRAFPGCPEADQVDYVAVAGRLDPLGSNASTFSTRTSARSYRQIMGDPDLEGDGLVPVQSALLRDARWIELSDTAHGGLFGQSWYGSPDRIDHWWSQLGD from the coding sequence TTGTCCGGCACGTCTCGCCTGTCCCAGCCCGTTGTTATTTTCGGCGGCTTTCTGATTACCGATGAGGCGTATCGCCCCCTCGCCGATTGGATTCATCAAGCCACCGGCGTTCCAGTGCGCATCGTGCCTGCATCCAGGTGGGATTGGCTGGCAACGAGCTGGGGCTTCGGCTGGTGTCGCCTGTTGGACCGTGTCGATGCCTGTGTGTGCGAGCTTCAGAGCCAGTCTCCGACCGAGCGCGTCACCTTGATCGGTCACAGTTCCGGTGGGGTGATGTTGCGGCCGTATTTGGTCGATCAGACCTTTCTGGGACGCTGCTTCAACGGCGCAACCCGGTGCAACCGCCTGATCACCCTGGGCAGTCCCCATCAGGCTATGCGTGCCACACCGCTACGGGCGCAGGTGGATCGTGCGTTCCCCGGTTGCCCTGAAGCTGATCAGGTGGATTACGTGGCTGTTGCGGGTCGGCTTGATCCTCTGGGATCAAATGCATCAACCTTTTCAACCCGCACCTCTGCCCGTAGCTATCGCCAGATCATGGGTGACCCGGATTTGGAGGGCGATGGCCTGGTTCCGGTTCAATCGGCTCTGCTGCGGGATGCCCGTTGGATCGAGCTTTCCGATACGGCCCATGGAGGCTTGTTCGGTCAAAGTTGGTATGGCTCGCCGGATCGAATCGACCATTGGTGGTCGCAGCTGGGTGATTGA
- a CDS encoding SAM-dependent methyltransferase: protein MAVVSVLEDSQRFKLDSSDDAIFYSEPRFVHHLDAGFRARLTTLYRERIPPCAQVLDLMSSWVSHLPEDVSYDKVIGHGLNGDELKANPRLDQHWVQNLNQDQTIPVEADSIDATLIVAGWQYLQQPEPIAAELMRITRPRGQVIVAFSNRMFFTKAPQVWTDGDDGDHLRYIADVLMAQGWPQPEIIAEDTRAEGVMGLFGGKGDPFFAVVAQKPLH, encoded by the coding sequence ATGGCGGTTGTTTCTGTTCTTGAGGACTCCCAACGGTTCAAGTTGGATTCCTCGGATGACGCGATCTTCTATAGCGAGCCCCGCTTTGTTCATCATCTGGATGCCGGTTTTCGGGCTCGACTGACGACCCTCTATCGCGAGCGCATTCCCCCCTGCGCTCAGGTGCTGGATCTGATGAGCAGTTGGGTGAGCCATCTCCCGGAGGATGTCAGTTACGACAAGGTCATCGGCCATGGCCTCAATGGAGATGAACTGAAAGCCAATCCCCGTTTGGATCAGCACTGGGTTCAGAACCTGAACCAGGACCAGACCATTCCGGTGGAGGCTGATTCGATCGATGCCACCCTCATCGTTGCCGGTTGGCAGTACCTGCAGCAGCCGGAGCCGATCGCTGCTGAGCTGATGAGGATCACCCGCCCCCGTGGTCAGGTGATCGTCGCGTTTTCCAATCGGATGTTCTTCACTAAGGCTCCACAGGTTTGGACCGATGGTGATGACGGCGATCACCTGCGTTACATCGCTGATGTGCTGATGGCACAGGGCTGGCCCCAGCCGGAAATAATTGCCGAAGACACCCGAGCCGAAGGCGTGATGGGTTTGTTCGGTGGCAAGGGTGATCCCTTTTTCGCTGTCGTGGCTCAGAAGCCTCTCCACTAA
- a CDS encoding nucleoside deaminase, whose translation MASDQDQAFMRQAIQLMRNAGVVNKTGGPFGAVIVKEGQVIAAAGNSVIQDNDPSAHAEVNAIRQACRTIDNWDLSGCVMYSSCECCPMCYSIAYWANIRQVFYAASWSDYDDLFSDRAINDDIRRPMPEKEIRMQQILQNEAQEVWSEFRQLADGARY comes from the coding sequence ATGGCATCTGATCAGGATCAGGCCTTCATGCGTCAGGCGATCCAGCTGATGCGCAATGCAGGCGTGGTGAACAAAACGGGCGGTCCCTTCGGCGCAGTAATCGTCAAAGAGGGGCAGGTGATCGCCGCCGCAGGCAACAGCGTGATCCAAGACAACGACCCCAGTGCCCATGCCGAGGTCAATGCCATCCGCCAGGCCTGCCGAACCATCGACAACTGGGATCTCAGCGGATGTGTGATGTATTCGAGCTGTGAATGCTGTCCGATGTGTTATTCCATCGCCTATTGGGCCAACATCCGCCAGGTCTTCTACGCGGCATCCTGGAGCGACTACGACGATCTCTTTTCCGATCGGGCGATTAACGACGACATTCGCCGTCCCATGCCTGAAAAGGAGATTCGGATGCAGCAGATTCTTCAGAATGAAGCACAGGAGGTGTGGTCCGAGTTCCGACAGCTAGCGGACGGAGCACGCTACTGA
- a CDS encoding ABC transporter ATP-binding protein encodes MTTETWLDLRNIEAWLGGRPVLHNLNLQLTLRQSTTVLGPNGAGKSSLVKLIDRSLYPIVRPDSHLRLFGSETVNLWSLRSRLGVVSSELEQRLHPKTAVDEVVVSSFFGSTRLGRDQQPNPEQWEQARALLDQLQLNGIRERCYGELSDGQRRRLLIARALVHQPEVLVLDEPSRALDLRACHQLLAIFQGLIQGGTTVVQVTHRVDTIVPEMQRVIFLDGGTIVKSGSPAELLRPKELSNLFKTELEVVEKNGFRQVLPGFS; translated from the coding sequence ATGACCACTGAAACCTGGCTGGATCTCCGCAACATCGAGGCCTGGCTGGGCGGTCGCCCGGTCTTGCACAACCTCAATCTGCAACTGACGCTGCGGCAATCGACAACGGTGCTGGGCCCCAATGGTGCGGGCAAGAGCAGTCTGGTGAAACTGATTGACCGCAGCCTCTACCCGATCGTTCGACCCGACTCCCATCTGCGTCTGTTCGGCAGTGAAACGGTGAACCTCTGGTCGCTGCGCAGCCGCCTGGGTGTGGTGTCGAGCGAGCTGGAACAGCGGCTTCATCCAAAGACAGCTGTTGATGAGGTTGTGGTGAGCAGTTTCTTCGGTTCAACGCGGCTCGGTCGTGATCAGCAGCCAAACCCTGAGCAATGGGAGCAAGCGCGTGCTCTGCTCGATCAATTGCAGCTCAACGGCATCCGTGAACGCTGTTACGGAGAACTGTCGGACGGACAGCGGCGCCGCCTTCTGATCGCTCGAGCCCTGGTCCACCAACCGGAGGTGCTTGTGCTGGATGAGCCCAGCCGCGCCCTTGATCTAAGGGCCTGTCATCAACTGCTGGCGATTTTCCAAGGCTTGATCCAAGGGGGAACCACTGTGGTTCAAGTCACCCACCGGGTGGACACCATCGTTCCGGAGATGCAGCGCGTCATATTCCTGGATGGCGGAACAATCGTAAAAAGCGGCTCTCCCGCCGAGTTATTGCGGCCAAAAGAACTCAGCAATCTGTTCAAAACGGAGCTGGAGGTGGTCGAAAAGAACGGATTCCGGCAGGTCTTACCCGGATTTTCATAG
- a CDS encoding DUF3136 domain-containing protein, translating into MSASGLSIRELEAKYPLYCKDLKMLIKLIRQGKTSSQLQRMFCWHRLQLLHRSLPKQYKSPELLTLMIKTEFSTVNDA; encoded by the coding sequence ATGAGCGCATCCGGCCTCAGTATCAGAGAACTCGAAGCTAAATATCCGCTGTATTGCAAAGACTTAAAAATGCTCATCAAGCTCATCAGGCAGGGGAAAACAAGCTCTCAACTTCAACGAATGTTCTGTTGGCACCGTCTGCAGTTGTTGCACCGCTCACTCCCCAAGCAATACAAATCACCCGAGCTGCTGACGTTGATGATTAAGACCGAATTCTCGACAGTCAATGATGCCTAA
- a CDS encoding NUDIX hydrolase — MKPAVALAMLQREGRWLLQLRDDIDSIIYPGHWGLFGGHLEPGETAIDAVHRELQEEIHWSPSVALEPWFSDDSGNRVAHVFRGPLSVPLNKLQLKEGQEMKLVSLSELLSESIWSERQQELRPVAPRLSIVIERLLQEGHDH, encoded by the coding sequence ATGAAGCCCGCCGTCGCCCTGGCCATGCTGCAGCGGGAGGGTCGATGGCTGCTCCAGCTGCGTGACGATATCGACTCGATCATCTATCCAGGTCACTGGGGGCTATTTGGCGGCCACCTCGAACCGGGCGAAACAGCCATCGACGCCGTGCATCGGGAACTTCAAGAGGAGATCCACTGGTCACCCAGCGTGGCGCTCGAGCCCTGGTTCAGCGATGACAGCGGCAACCGGGTGGCCCATGTGTTCCGCGGCCCCCTCAGCGTGCCGTTGAACAAGCTGCAGTTGAAGGAGGGTCAGGAGATGAAGCTGGTCTCCCTAAGCGAACTGCTGAGTGAATCCATTTGGAGTGAGCGGCAGCAGGAGCTGCGGCCCGTCGCGCCACGCCTATCGATCGTGATTGAACGGCTGCTTCAGGAGGGCCATGACCACTGA
- a CDS encoding DUF1543 domain-containing protein, with translation MTTGKKLFLVVLGGRCKGCHIEQHDVRWVVGETIEATLPTLRQEWIGLRRGLHIDSYRCIDHVDGHCVEVVEQAQDSSTADQAQRLWFINLGAYNPTSMAEQHSFGVIVAHSSASAKARARQRWLRGLEQVHKDDLHGVQMDSALDDLLPIQGNGQWHLKLTADPNIEEAPPHPDWYGYWKI, from the coding sequence ATGACCACCGGAAAGAAACTGTTTCTGGTGGTGTTGGGCGGGCGTTGCAAGGGGTGCCATATCGAGCAACACGATGTGCGCTGGGTGGTGGGTGAGACCATCGAGGCCACGCTGCCGACCCTGCGTCAGGAATGGATCGGTCTCCGCCGTGGCTTGCACATCGACAGCTATCGCTGCATCGACCACGTCGATGGACACTGCGTAGAGGTTGTTGAGCAGGCTCAGGATTCATCCACTGCTGATCAAGCACAGCGTCTGTGGTTCATCAACCTTGGGGCCTATAACCCCACGTCCATGGCGGAACAGCACTCGTTCGGAGTGATCGTGGCGCATTCATCCGCATCCGCAAAAGCGCGGGCTCGCCAGCGTTGGCTAAGGGGTCTGGAACAGGTTCACAAGGATGATCTGCACGGTGTTCAGATGGACAGCGCACTGGATGATCTGCTGCCGATTCAAGGCAATGGTCAGTGGCATTTGAAACTGACAGCTGACCCAAATATCGAAGAAGCACCACCACATCCCGACTGGTATGGCTACTGGAAGATATGA